The Nocardia sp. NBC_01503 sequence GACCTACGGTTCGTATCTGGCGCTCGAGGAGGTGCTCGGCGCGCAGCGCCCGCGCTCGGACGAGCACGATGAGATGTTGTTCATCGTCATCCATCAGGTGTACGAGCTGTGGTTCAAGCAGTTGCTGCATGAATTGGCGGAGCTGCAAAGGCAATTGGCTGCCGGGAGTACCGCGCATGCGCTGCATACGCTGCGCCGAGTACTGAAGATACTCGAGGTGATCGTTGCGCAGATCGATGTGCTGGAGACCATGACTCCGCGGCAGTTCACCAGTTTCCGGGTTCGGCTGGAGGAGTCGAGTGGCTTCCAGTCCGCGCAGTTCCGCGAGTTGGAGGCGGTGCTCGGACGCCGGGACGAGGGGGCGTTCGCGCACTATCCCGAAGGGAGTGCGGCTCGGGAGGGGATTCTTGCCGCGATGTCGCGGCCCGCGCTGTACGACTCGTTCCTGCGGTACCTGGCCGAGCGGGGTTATCCGATTCCCGTCGAGCAGTTGGAGCGGGATGTGCGGGTCGCCGCTGCGTCGGTGCCGCAGATCCAGCAGGTACTGCTGAGCGTCTACACCGATGACGGGGGTCCGGCGCAGGTGGCCGAGCGGCTGGTCGATCTGGACGAAGGGTTGCAGGAGTGGCGGTACCGGCACGTGATGATGGTGCGCCGCACCATCGGCGACAAGCCGGGGACCGGCGGATCCTCGGGCGCGGAATACCTGCGCGGCACTCTCTTTCAGCCGCTGTTCGGCGATCTGTGGGCCGTCCGGAGCCGACTGTGATCACCGTCGACGACAGCGGGTGCCACGCTTTCGATCGGGCGGCATCCCGGATCGGGAGTACAAAAAGAACGAAAAGATAAAGACGCCCGGACGAGAAGAAAAGAAGACAAGCCAGAACAAAGGATGAAAAGAACGAAAGTCTGAATAGCTTTGTATCACAAGGGAACTCGCCTGGTGGCGCCGTGTTTATCACGGTAGAATAAGCTATGGAATCCGGGGGAGAAACCGCTATCGTGGTCGCCGTTGCGGCGCTGCGTGCCGCGGTGGATGCCCTGGTCGCGGCGTCGCCGATTCCTTTGTCCGATGACGAGTTCGCCGCGCTCATGCGGGAGACCGAAAAGGTCACACGGCAATTGGATGCGGTCAAAACCGGATTCGTGGACGAAACCCGCCGCCGCGATCTGCCCGGTAAGGCGAATGTGAGCTCTGCGGCGCTGTACCTGGAGCAGTCGCTGCGGCTGTCGCGGGCGGACGCGTGCCGCAGGGTTCGGGTCGCGGACAAGCTCGCGGTGCGTCGCCTGCCCGGTCAAGTGTTGGAACCGGAACTGGCCGTGGTCGCCCAGGCGCAGCGCGCGGGTGATATCTCCGCCGATCACATCACTCGGATTCTGCGGGTGATGGACCGTCTGCCCGGCAGTCTCGATATCGACCGGCGGGAGGCGGCCGAGGTGTGTCTGGCCGAGTACGCGAGCACCGGCTGGCCCGACGACGTGCGCAAACTGGGTGAGGACATCCTGCGGCGGGTCGATCCCGACGGCACACTCTGCCGTGACTCCGACCGGCAGCGCATGCGCGGCATCACCGTCGGCACCCAGCGCGTGGATGGTATGTCGCCGTTGATCGGGGAACTCACTCCGGAGCTGCGGGCGGTGTTCGAGCCGGTCCTGGCCAAGCTCGCGCGCCCGGGCATGTGCAATCCCGAAGATCCCGAAAGCCCGCGCACCAGCGCCGAATCCACCGACCGCGAACGCCTCGAGGCCGCCGCCGGGCGTGACACCCGCACCGCCGCCCAGCGCAATCACGATGCGCTGCTGGCGTTCCTGCGCTTCGAGATGGACCCGGCGGTTCCGGGTACCCACCGTGGCCTGCCGGTCGGGACCATTCTCACCATGAGCCTGACCGACCTGGAGAACCGCTCCGGAGTCGCCACGACCGCCTCCGGGGGCACCCTGTCGATCGGCGAGGCCGTGCGGTTGGCTGCGAACTCCACCCGGTACCTGGCGGTGTTCGACGAGGCGGGTATGCCGCTGCACCTGGGTCGTGGCAACAACCGATTGGCCGGCAAGGCACAGCGTTTGGCCCTGATCGCGGCCGAGAAGGGCTGCACCCGCCCCAACTGCACCGCCCCCGCCACCCTCTCGGCGGTGCATCACGTCACCGAATGGTCCCAGGGTGGACGCACCGACATCGAGAACCTCACCCTGGCGTGCGACAGCTGTCATGCCCTGGTCCATGACGGCCCGGGTGGGTGGAAGACGGTGAAACTCGGTGCGGACAGCCGGTTTCCGGGTCGTACCGGGTGGATCGCCCCACCCCACCTCAACCCGTCAGGGATACCGCAGGTGAATCACCGTCACCACCCCGGTGAGTTGATGGCCGCCACCATGTCACGAATCCAGGCACGTAATGCCGCTGAGCGACAACGCTTGAAGGAGTGGTTGAACCGCCGCCACACCACCCCCACACCCACCACCGAATAACGCAGCCCCGCCCAGTCGCCCGTGACACCGCAGGTTTCCATCCTGCCGGTGCCACGGGTGTTTGTCGTTGCGGCCCTTGTCTTTTCGCTGCTTGTTCGTTGGGGTTTAGTCTTTTGGGTTTTGTCCCGAAACGGGACCACAGCCGGTCACCCCGTCAGGTACTGCCACTCCTGCACCTGATGGGGGAGCGACAGCCGGGTACGGCAGGCGAGGTTCCCACACCACTTCTTTTCCGCACGCACTTCCTCAACCGATCCCGGCAACGAAAGCACCCGCGCCGCAAACCCCACCCCGCACGAGATCCTCTGTTCAACTCGCGACAGAACAATCCGAATGGCTCGCAGTGGCCTATCTGGCGCGCCTGGGCGGATCGAAGTCCGTATGCGAGATCTCGTGCAATTCCCCGTCGACCAACTCGAACGTCGTCTCGGATTTGACGTAGGCATGCTCGACCTGTGGTCTGCCCCGCCATTGGGAAGGGCTGAGGTCGGCGTCATCGTCGGCTTCCTCCAGCCCGAAATGGGCGTCCATGATCTGATGCGGTGGCTGTGTCGCGCGGACGGTATAGCGCAGTTCTTCGGGCGAGGTCAGGTTCGCCGCCTCGACGGCGTCCATGGTCAGTTCAGCCACTTCGATGCCATTCGCACTGCCCGGCGGCAAACGATGCAGTCGCGGCTGTCCATGGATGGTCGTTTCCACCGTGCAGCCATCGGGTGCGAACCGCCCGCGCGCCAGGAACCCGGCCTCGCCCGCTTCGGCGATGCTCCAGGCGATATCCGACGTATACCGATGTAGGACAGGGACATCGGCTGCGAGCGAAGCGAATACGGCGCGGAGCGTCTTGTACAGCTCGCTCCAATCCTCGGCGTCATCACCCGGGGAGAACAACATACCCGCAAGGGCGGGGCCGGACTCTTGGATATCGGCGACACCACGCCACAGATCCTCGGGCTCGAATTCGGGATCCCACTGCGGATTCTTGTTCTGCTCCCAGGTGGAGGGCTCCGTCGGTTTCAGCGAAACATGTAGTCGGGCATCGGAATCCAGCGTGCGTGTCAGCTTGATGGTGTCATGTTCGAATCGCCAGAGCGCGAAGGCGTTCGGCCCACCGACCAGATGCGGATCACCGAGCCGCTCGACGCAGATCTCCAATGCCCGGCGATAGAAACTGTCCGAGGTCTCGGGCGGCACGAACGCCACCAGCCGGAGCTCGCAGTACTCGCCGTAGCCGTACCGCTCTTGATAGTCGTAGGTTTTGGCGGCAATCAAGCCCAACCCACTGTCGTGGGTGGCCATCAGACTGCCGTCTCGCATATCCTCCGGGCGGGCGCGGAAAGCCTCGTAGAGGTCGTCGATATCGCGCCGGGACCAGGTGCCGCGCCCGGCACGCCGACTGAAAGCGCTCAATGTGCCGCGGAGTTTCGACCGCCCGTTCTCCGCGCCCAGCCGCTCACCCAGGTTCGAACCGATCACCGTGCTCAGCTGTTCGAGGAACTCCTCGCCCGCGCGTTCGTGCTCAACGGTGATCTCCCGCAACCGTTCCCGCTCCGGGGCTTGCCAGCGCGCGGGATTCTGCAGAACCAACTCGACCGTCTCGCCGCCGGATACTTTGAGTACGACCCGCGGCAGCACCCACGCCGCACCGGTGCCGTCACCGTGTGCCGGAGCCGTCGACGGGCCCCAATGGGGGAGTAGGGCCGAGACCGTATCGGCCAGAGCGGCCGCCGGTCGGCGCAGCGGCAGGTTCGCGAGAAAGATCGCCCCCAAGATGATTTCGCCGTCCTCGTCGATGCCGAACATCGCAACGGGATCCTCGTGCTCCAAATCGGTTGCCACATAGATCACCGACGGATCGTCATCGTCCGGTATGGGCGCACTCCATCCGAGTGCCGCGGCGAATCGCGCGATATCCCCGACCGACCAGGTCCAATCGAATGTCTTCGCCACCAATGCGATTCGCATCGCCCCTGTTACATCCACCCGCGCACTCACCGCGTCACCCTAACCCGGTCCATGCGGTCGTACAGATGGCAGTGCGGGCGCACCCATTCGGATGCGCCCGCACTGATTGGTTCGACTATCGGGAAGTCAGTCCTTGACGAGTTGCGGTGTGGCGTCCTCGAATTCGTCCACCGCGACCGTGTGGTCCATGGCCGGGGCGCGGTTCGGTAGCAGTACCGCCATCACGATGACCAGGAGGGACAGCGCCGCGGAGACCGCGAAGGCCAGGCGCATACCGCCCAGGTGAGCATCGAGCGCCGGGGTGCCGGAGTCGAGCAGGGAGGTGGCGCGCGAGGACATGACCGTCACCACCAGGGCGGTGCCGAAGGCGGCGGCCACCTGCTGCAGGGTGCCGAGCATCGAGCTGCCATGCGAGTACAGGTGCATGGGGAGTGCGCCCAGGCCGAGGGTGAAGACCGGGGTGAACGCCGCGGCGAGCGAGGCCATCAGCAGGATGTGCAGACCCAGCAGCTGCCAGTACGGCATGGTCAGCGAGATCTGGGTGAAACCGGCCAGGGCGGCGGTGATTCCGATCGCGGCCGGGATGACCAGTACGCGTCCACCGAAGCGGTCGAAGATCTTGCCGACCGTCGGGCCGAGCAGACCCATGGCCAGACCACCGGGCATGACCAGCAGACCGGTCTGCAGCGGGCTCAGCCCACGCAGGTTCTGCAGGTACAGCGGCAGCAGGATCATCGAGCCCATCATGGCCAGGAAGGCGACCGCCATCAGGACCAGCGACTTGGTGTAGGTGGGGGCCAGCAGGATACGCAGATCCAGCAGCGGAGCACCGGTGCGCTGCAGGCGAATCTGACGCCAGGCGAAGATCGCGATCAACGCGATACCGGCGGCGATGATCAGCGCGGGGGTCGCCACATTGCCATTGCCGAACTTGCTCAGGCCGTACACCAGACTGCCGAAACCGAGCGCGGCGAAGGCCATGCTGGACACGTCGATGGCACCGGCCTGCGGTTCACCGATGTTCTCCAGTTTGCGCAGACCCAGCCAGGTGACCAGACCCGCGATCGGCAGCACCAGCAGGAAGAGCCAGCGCCATGACGCGATCTGCAGCACCAGCCCGGAGATGACCGGACCCATGGCGGGCGCGACCGAGATCGCCAGCGTCACATTGCCCATGACGCGGCCGCGATCCTGCTCCGGCACCACCGTCATGAGGGTCGTCATCAGCAGCGGCATCATGATCGCGGTGCCACCGGCCTGAATGACACGACCGACCAGCAGAATCGCGAAGGTCGGCGCGACCGAGGAGAGCGCGGTGCCGAAGAGGAAGACACCCATGGCGATGGCGTAGGCGCGGCGGGTGGTGACCCGCTGCAGGAACCAGCCGGTGGCCGGAATGACCGCGGCCATGGTGAGCATGAAGGCGGTGGAGACCCACTGTGCCGAGCGCTCACCGACCTTCAGATCCGTCATCAGGCGCGGGATGGCGTTGATCATGATGGTTTCGTTCAGAATCACCACGAAGGTCGCGAGCACCAGCAGCCGGATGACCGTCGGTGTCCGCCCTCCCGTGGAAGCCTGAGCTCCCGAGGGTGCGGATATATCGGCGTGCATCGGGTACCTCCGGGGACGTGAGCGTGAAACGATTGACGATTGGTGGTCCGACGCAGAGTCATCGACTCCCGCTTCCCGGCGCCACACGAGAACAGACGGGAACGAGACGCTCAACTCATCGGTCGGGCGTCAGTATTCCGGTCGACACCGACACAAATCCCCTGGTTTTCGCCCGCCGGATCAGTTATGCGTGAGCGAATTCACCGGCTCACCAGCGACTTTTCAGAGCCTCGAGATTTCATGGTGACCCTGGTCACGCGCAAACCCACCCAACCTGGGTGGGTTTGCGCAGGTGTGCGGCGGACCGGAGTACTGCACAATCGAATCGACCGGTGATTGCCCGCGGGTCCACTTGGCGTGCTCTTAAGGAATGTCGCGCTTTCGACAGTGTCGTTCTTTAGCCGCTGTGAATCCCCATCTGCCACGCTTTCGCCCATGAGGGCGGGCGCATCCGGCACACAGCAGGACTGTGAGGCGTTGTGTATCGCCGTCGAGCGGCGCATGGCGATCCGGCTCACGGTGGGACCCGTTGCGGGAGAGTTATTTCGGGTGATCGACCTACTCGGTGGATTACTGCGGCACAGTCGCACGGTCACCGGTGTGTGGGAGATGGATCCGACGCTGGCCGATGAGTTGCCCGGTACCGAGCGCATGCGCGAGATAGAGGACTTCCTGGCCCTGGCCCGGCGGATCGTGCGCGAATCCGATCAGATCTGCCCGGCCGAACCGACCGCGCCCGAACGCCGGCGGCGGGTCTGGGGTGATCTGACCGATCTGCTCATTCGCGCCGAGACGCTGGCCGAACGCATCGTGCGAGTCGTTCCGCGCCAGCACAATACGGTCGAAGGGTCCCGGGAGATCTCCCGACTGCGCCTGGCCACCCATGCCGACACCCTGGTCGAGGCCGCCCTGCTCATCCGCTCGGCGGTCCGCGAGGCGCTGCGCGTACCGACCCCCGACACCGATGCGCTGCGCCTGGCCGCCACCGCCGACCTGGTTATGCAATTGGCCGCCGACCTCGACGCCGACGCGTGTATCAGTGCACGCCAAAGTATTTGAACAGACTTGGATCGAAAGAGCAGGGAGCACAATGCGCGCCGTTCCGGCCGAGAACCACGGCAGCGAACACAAGATGCTGGGCAGCTATATGCAGCGCCAGCGGCTCGAACTCGGACTGACGCAGGCGCAGGTCGCGGCACTGCTGTTCATGTCCAGCTCCGGTTTCGAGAAGTATGAGAACGGGCAGCGGGTGCCCACCGTCGCCGCTATCCGATCCTGGTGTACCGCACTGGAATTGCCGCGCTACAAGCGGCGCAAGGTGTGGTCCATGGTGATGGGGGAGGACCTCACCGTCGCGGCCGGGCAGCTGGAGAGGGTGACCGCCGCCGAACTCAATCTGATGAATCACATGCCGGGACCCGCGTTCCTGCATCGGGTTCCGGAGTACTACGTGCTCGGTGCGAATCACCTTGCGGTGCAGATGTTTCCGTGGCTGGACCCGGCGCTGGCCACACCGGATCGGCCGGTGAACGTGATCGTCCAGATGATGACAGACCCGCGGGCGCGCGAGGTGCTGGTCAACTGGGAGTCCATCGTGCACCGGCTGATCTACATCCTCAAAGAGAACTCCCTCGGCATCGTCCCCGAAGCCGAGATCGCCGCGATCCGTCAAGCCTGCCAAGCCAATCCGCACTTCGATCGGATGTGGGAGACGGCCATGCCCACGCACGCGTACTACGACGACACCGTCATCGTGCGCGAACCCGAATGCGGAGAGGAGATCGTCTTCCAGATGGATTCCCTACGCTGGGCGCACCCCTGGCGCGATATCGAAATATTCAGTCTGACACCGCGAAACACCGATGGAGCTCCACCGTTGCACGAGACGGTGCCCGGTATCTTCGCCTGGTGAGGTCGGCGATCGTGCGCATGGTTAACGACTCTGCGCTCCCGCTCGATCATCCTCATGGCTCGGGGTGACATCGAATCGGGAGAAAACACATGAGGGCATGGGTTCTGGCGTTCGCGGCCGTCGCGGCGATCGGCGCGGTCGCCGGATGCAATGACGACACCGTCGTCACCGGCGGAACGCCCGGCGCGAGCGCACCCGCGACCACCCCCTCGGGCGGTAACCCCGCGCCGGGCGGCACTAACGGCTCGCCGAGCACCGTGGCCTCCCCGGTCACCTCCAACCCCAGCCGCGATGACGCGAATGTGGACGCACGCGACTTCCAGCAGGGCGACAAATACTACTTCCAGTCCCCGACCGGAAACATCATGTGCGGCTTCATCAATGAGGGCGCCTTCGGCACCGGCTGCCAACTCGAACACGTCTCGGTGGTGCCCGCCGAACTACCCGACTGCGGCACCCGCGCGGATCGCGCCGTCGCCGCGAACATCACCGGTTCGAAAGCCAAGTTCATCTGTCTCAACCAAGGCGTATTCGTCGGCTCGCCCACCGGTCCCGTCAAGCCCGGCAATAACAAGGGCGGCGGCAAGGTCCTCGAGTACGGCCAAACCATCATCGTGCGCGGCGTCGCCTGCACCTCCACCCAAGCCGGCGTCCGCTGTGACTCCGGCGGCCACGGCTTCCTCATCGCCGCCGATCAGCAACAGCTGTTCTGAGGCAGGCGGTCGCGCGCCCGGGCCGGGCAGGCAGACTGGTCGGCAATGAAACTGCCTGAACTGCCTGATCTCCCTGTGCGCGCGGTGCTCGACGAGGTTGTGGAGACCCTCGCCGAGCATGGGACCGCGGTCTTGGTCGCACCGCCCGGGACCGGTAAGACGACGCTCGTTCCACTGGCCCTGGCCGCCGGGACAAGCGGGCGAGTGGTGGTCGCCGAGCCGCGGCGGCTGGCGGCACGCGCGGCGGCCGGGCGGATGGCGGCGCTGCTGGGCGAGTCCGTCGGGGGGACCGTCGGGTACTCGGTGCGCGGAGATCGACGAGTCGGGCCGGGGACCCGTGTTGAGGTTGTCACCTCAGGGCTCCTGGTGCGCCGCCTACAGAATGACCCGGAACTGGCCGGGGTGGACGTGGTGGTGCTCGATGAATGCCACGAACGGCATCTGGACGCTGACCTGCTGCTGGCTCTACTCCTGGACGCGCGCGCCGGGCTGCGCCCGGATCTGCGGGTCCTGGCCACCTCGGCCACCGTCGCGGCCGATCGGCTGGCCGCACTACTGGGTGGTGCGGGTCCGGCAGTGGAGTTGCTGGGTGGAGTGAGCTCCGCGCCCGGGGCGATCGGTGGTGCGGACCAGGCAGCCGAGGTGGTCGGTAGTGGGGGCGCTGCCCTCGAGTTGGTCGGTGGTGCGGGGCGCGCGCCCATCTTGGAGGTGCACGGCCGGGCTTATCCCGTTGAGATGGAGTACATTTCGGCGCTGCCGAAGGAGCGGGTGGAGGCGCATGTCGCGCGGGTTACGCGGTCGGCGCTGGCCGGATCCGACGGGGATGTGCTGGTTTTCCTGCCCGGTGCGGCCGAGATCCGGCGGGTCGCGGCGCAGCTCTCCGGGCTGACCGATATCGACGTTATGCCCTTGCACGGCAGGCTGTCCGGTGCCGCACAGGATGCCGCGTTGCGTCAGGGCTCGCGCCGCCGCGTCGTATTGTCCACCGCCGTAGCGGAATCCAGCCTCACCGTGCCGGGCGTGCGTGTGGTGGTCGACTCGGGGCTGGCCCGGGTACCCCGTGTCGATCATCGGCGCGGGCTCTCCGGCCTTGCGACCGTGCGGGTTTCGGCCGCCGTGGCCGAACAGCGCGCGGGTCGCGCCGGACGCGAGGCGCCCGGCTGGGCGTGGCGCTGCTGGCCCGAGTACGAGCACGCCACCCTGCCCGCCTATCCGGAGCCGGAGATCCGCACCGCCGATCTCACCCGCCTCGCCCTGGAACTGGCCTGCTGGGGCACCGCCGATGGACAGGGCCTCGGCTGGTGGGATCCACCACCCCCGGGAGCCCTCGCCGCAGGACGAGAAGTGCTGCGCGCCTTGGGGGCCGAGGAATCCGACGGGACCGTCACCGCGCGAGGTCGCCGCATGGCCGCGCTCGGCCTGCACCCCCGCCTCGCCCGCGCCCTGCTCGACGGCGCGGCCGCCGTCGGAGCCCGATCGGCCGCCGAGGTGGTGGCCCTACTGGATGACGACACCATCATCTCCACCGTCGACCTCGTCGCCGGAATCCGCACCCTCCGCGCCGATCCACCCCAGCGCTGGAAACGCGAAGTCGACCGCCTGACCCGCCTGGTCGAGGGGGTCGAAGCCGAATCAACCCGCACGCCGAAGACCAGTAGCAGGCCGGTCGAGAGTGCGGAAGCTGAACCAGCCCGCACGCCGCAGGGCAGTAGCCGCGTGATCGAGGGCGCTGGAACTGGTTCGACCAATAAGCCGAAGGCCGATGGACGAGGGCGTGGCGGGGCGACCGCTGCCTCCTCGCCACGCGCCGCCGATGCCGCATTGTCGGCGCGTGCCACCGATGACCTGGCTCTTGTTGCCGCGCTTGCCTATCCGGAGCGATTGGCACGGCGGCGCGGGCCAGGGTCGCCGAGCTATCTGATGGCCGGTGGTACCGCCGTGTCGTTGCCACCGGGTTCCGGTGTGGGGGAGGCGGAGTGGCTCGCGGTCGCCGGGGCTTCGCGTGATCCCGGCTGCTCCGAAGGGCGGATTCGGTTGGCGGCCATAGCCGATGAGCAACTCGCACGGCAGGCCGCACCGGATCTGGTGGTCACCGCCGATGAGGTCGACTGGGTCGACGGCGATGTGGTGGCCCGGCGGGTCGAGCGGTTGGGCGCGATCATCCTGTCGGAGAAGCCTTTACGGAATCCGGACCGGGTACTGGTGGAGCGGGCGCTGCGGCGCGGTCTGGCCTCGGTCGGACCCGATCTGCTGCGTTGGAATACCGATGCGCTCGCGCTGCGTCAGCGCCTGGACTTCCTGCACCGCACTCTCGGCGCACCCTGGCCCGAGATGAATGATCAAGCGCTACTGGCAGATACGGATAGTTGGCTCGGCCCCGAACTCGCCACCGCCAACCGCCGCGCCGATCTCGAACGCGTCGATGCCGGTCAAGTCCTGCGCCGCCTGCTGCCCTGGCCCGAGGCTGTCCGCTTCGACGAACTCGCCCCCGAACGCCTGGAGGTGCCCTCCGGCAGTCGCGTCCGCATCGACTACTCCGGCGATTTCCCCGTACTGGCCGTGAAGGTCCAGGAGATCTTCGGTTGGGCCGACCTCCCACGCCTGGCGGATGGCCGCACATCCATTCTCCTGCACCTACTTTCACCCGCCCAGCGCCCCATCGCCGTCACCACGGACCTGGCCTCCTTCTGGCGCACCGGCTGGCCCCAGGTCCGCGCCGAACTCCGCGGCCGCTACCCCAAACACGCCTGGCCGGAAGACCCCACCACCGTCCCGGCGCATCGCGGCACCTCCCGCCGCATTCCCCGCGACTGAACGAAGAGCGCACCCCGCCGAGGAGTGGGTGTACGAACTCGGCGGGGTGCGACTCGCGCCGTCAGTCGGCGCGAGGGACCGGGGTGTTGTGCCGGGCGATCGTCCACCAGCGGCCGTTCTCCTTCAGCAGGACGTAGAGCGCCACCATGGCCGGATCCTGGTCCACGAGTTCGTCGGTGGCGGTGGTCGCGCGAGCCACCTTGTGCACCAACGCCATATCGGGTCGCGGGAAGCTGATATCCGCGATGTCGTAGCGGACGAACTGGTCCTTCAGGAATCCCGCGAGTCCGGCCGCTGAGGCCACGCGAACCGCCTCCGCGCCGTACAGCACCGTTCCGACCGCGTTGCCCACGCTGGCGTTCGCGGCGAAATCCGCGGCCATCAGGTTCGGATCGTCGGTGTTGAACGCCTGCTGCGCATTGGCGATCACCTGGGTGATGGCGGCTGTATCCGCGGTGTGATCGACGCCGGTGTCCTCGATGACGGGTGCTGTCGTGGCTGCGGTGCTCATGGTCCACATTTTGGAACCTCAACCAATGTTCAGGTCAAGTCGAGTGGCTGGAGGGTGGGAGTGATCCACCTCACCCATCGAGGGGTTGCCGATATACCCCTAGGGGGTATTAACTCTGATCCGTACGAAAGATCGAAAACGGTTGAGAGGGGCCGGGAAAATGACCACCCACGCACACACAGCAGATCACACCGCACACGCGGCGCACGACCCCCACGCCGGACACCACGCGCAACCGGAGCATGCGGATCATGCCGCGCATGGCGACCATGCCGCGCACGCTGACCACACAGCTCATGGTGCGGTCGCGACCCAGGATCCGCACGCGGGGCATGACGCTCACGCGGGCCATGCCGCCGGGCGCGGCACGCATGCGGGCCACGACGCTCACGCCGGTCATGACGCTCACGCCGGACACGGTGGCGGATTGCCGGGCGGCCTGCAGATCAGCCAGGACGGTTACACCCTCGAGCTGGCCGAAACCATCCTGACCGCAGGCGAATTCGAGTTCCGCTTCCGGATTCTCGGCCCCGAGGGCGAACCGGTCACCGAGTACACGTCACTGCACGACCGCGACCTGCACCTCATCGTGGTGCAGCGGGAGCTGACCGGGTTCTGGCATGTACACCCCGAGCTGGCCGCGGACGGCACCTGGGCCGTGCGCCTGAATCTTCCTGCGGCGGGGGCATATCGGGCCTTCACCGATATCGCGCCGACCGCGCTGGGCAAGACCATCACCCTCGGAGCCGACTTCGCCATCGCGGGCGATTACGCGCCGCAGCCCACCCCGGAACCCGCGCGCACCGCCGCGGTCGACGGTTACGAGGTCACCCTCGACGGCGATCTGGTCTCCGGCGAAGGCCGCCTGCTCACCCTCACCGTGCGCAAGGACGGCAACCCGGTCGCGGATCTGCAGCCCTACCTCGCCGCCTACGGGCACCTGGTGATCCTGCGCGCCGGTGATCTGGCCTACGTCCACGTGCACCCCAATGGCGAGCCCGGCGATGGCGTCACCGCCGCCGGTCCCGAGATCACCTTCCACACCGTTGTCCCCGGTCCCGGCACCTACCGGCTCTTCCTCGATTTCAAGCACGGCGACACCGTGCGCACCGCGCCGTTCACCCTCACCACCCGCTGACTACCGCGCCGGACCTGCCCGCGCCCCAGCCGCACCGATGCGGTTGGGGCGCAGCGCGTTCACAGCCAACTCCCAGGCGAGCTGAAGCGCGGGCACATCGGGGCCGCTTAGGCTCCGCGAGTCCGAGCAGGTGAAGAGCGGTTTTTACGGGAGGGTGTCCGGCATGACGGCGGTTGATCGCCGGTGTCTGGCTCACCCGCCGAGTCGCCCGCACCGATCGGGTGCGCGCGGGGCTGGTGCTGTGGGGCGGTTGGCTGCTCGTCACCGCGGCGGTGCTCAGCTATATGAGCCGATCCTTCCACTCGTACTACTCGGTCATGCTGGCCCCGCCGATCGCCGCGCTCATCGGCATCGGCGCGACCCAACTGTGGCAGCGGCGCGATCAGATGGCTGCCCGCGCAACA is a genomic window containing:
- a CDS encoding HNH endonuclease signature motif containing protein, producing the protein MESGGETAIVVAVAALRAAVDALVAASPIPLSDDEFAALMRETEKVTRQLDAVKTGFVDETRRRDLPGKANVSSAALYLEQSLRLSRADACRRVRVADKLAVRRLPGQVLEPELAVVAQAQRAGDISADHITRILRVMDRLPGSLDIDRREAAEVCLAEYASTGWPDDVRKLGEDILRRVDPDGTLCRDSDRQRMRGITVGTQRVDGMSPLIGELTPELRAVFEPVLAKLARPGMCNPEDPESPRTSAESTDRERLEAAAGRDTRTAAQRNHDALLAFLRFEMDPAVPGTHRGLPVGTILTMSLTDLENRSGVATTASGGTLSIGEAVRLAANSTRYLAVFDEAGMPLHLGRGNNRLAGKAQRLALIAAEKGCTRPNCTAPATLSAVHHVTEWSQGGRTDIENLTLACDSCHALVHDGPGGWKTVKLGADSRFPGRTGWIAPPHLNPSGIPQVNHRHHPGELMAATMSRIQARNAAERQRLKEWLNRRHTTPTPTTE
- a CDS encoding tryptophan 2,3-dioxygenase — encoded protein: MVAHSRNGVDDRSPDQTYGSYLALEEVLGAQRPRSDEHDEMLFIVIHQVYELWFKQLLHELAELQRQLAAGSTAHALHTLRRVLKILEVIVAQIDVLETMTPRQFTSFRVRLEESSGFQSAQFRELEAVLGRRDEGAFAHYPEGSAAREGILAAMSRPALYDSFLRYLAERGYPIPVEQLERDVRVAAASVPQIQQVLLSVYTDDGGPAQVAERLVDLDEGLQEWRYRHVMMVRRTIGDKPGTGGSSGAEYLRGTLFQPLFGDLWAVRSRL
- a CDS encoding DUF6301 family protein, which encodes MRIALVAKTFDWTWSVGDIARFAAALGWSAPIPDDDDPSVIYVATDLEHEDPVAMFGIDEDGEIILGAIFLANLPLRRPAAALADTVSALLPHWGPSTAPAHGDGTGAAWVLPRVVLKVSGGETVELVLQNPARWQAPERERLREITVEHERAGEEFLEQLSTVIGSNLGERLGAENGRSKLRGTLSAFSRRAGRGTWSRRDIDDLYEAFRARPEDMRDGSLMATHDSGLGLIAAKTYDYQERYGYGEYCELRLVAFVPPETSDSFYRRALEICVERLGDPHLVGGPNAFALWRFEHDTIKLTRTLDSDARLHVSLKPTEPSTWEQNKNPQWDPEFEPEDLWRGVADIQESGPALAGMLFSPGDDAEDWSELYKTLRAVFASLAADVPVLHRYTSDIAWSIAEAGEAGFLARGRFAPDGCTVETTIHGQPRLHRLPPGSANGIEVAELTMDAVEAANLTSPEELRYTVRATQPPHQIMDAHFGLEEADDDADLSPSQWRGRPQVEHAYVKSETTFELVDGELHEISHTDFDPPRRAR
- a CDS encoding helix-turn-helix domain-containing protein encodes the protein MRAVPAENHGSEHKMLGSYMQRQRLELGLTQAQVAALLFMSSSGFEKYENGQRVPTVAAIRSWCTALELPRYKRRKVWSMVMGEDLTVAAGQLERVTAAELNLMNHMPGPAFLHRVPEYYVLGANHLAVQMFPWLDPALATPDRPVNVIVQMMTDPRAREVLVNWESIVHRLIYILKENSLGIVPEAEIAAIRQACQANPHFDRMWETAMPTHAYYDDTVIVREPECGEEIVFQMDSLRWAHPWRDIEIFSLTPRNTDGAPPLHETVPGIFAW
- a CDS encoding MDR family MFS transporter; translated protein: MHADISAPSGAQASTGGRTPTVIRLLVLATFVVILNETIMINAIPRLMTDLKVGERSAQWVSTAFMLTMAAVIPATGWFLQRVTTRRAYAIAMGVFLFGTALSSVAPTFAILLVGRVIQAGGTAIMMPLLMTTLMTVVPEQDRGRVMGNVTLAISVAPAMGPVISGLVLQIASWRWLFLLVLPIAGLVTWLGLRKLENIGEPQAGAIDVSSMAFAALGFGSLVYGLSKFGNGNVATPALIIAAGIALIAIFAWRQIRLQRTGAPLLDLRILLAPTYTKSLVLMAVAFLAMMGSMILLPLYLQNLRGLSPLQTGLLVMPGGLAMGLLGPTVGKIFDRFGGRVLVIPAAIGITAALAGFTQISLTMPYWQLLGLHILLMASLAAAFTPVFTLGLGALPMHLYSHGSSMLGTLQQVAAAFGTALVVTVMSSRATSLLDSGTPALDAHLGGMRLAFAVSAALSLLVIVMAVLLPNRAPAMDHTVAVDEFEDATPQLVKD